From one Pseudactinotalea sp. HY158 genomic stretch:
- the recR gene encoding recombination mediator RecR, which translates to MYEGAVQDLIDNLGRLPGIGPKSAQRIAFHVLAADPQDIRSLVAALTVVKEKVRFCSVCGNIAEAETCRICLDPRRNPAVICVVEEAKDVVAIERTREYRGKYHVLGGAINPIDGVGPDDLRIRELLTRLGGEEVTEVIIATDPNVEGEATATYLVRMLRPLGITVSRLASGLPVGGDLEYADEVTLGRAFEGRRSVDA; encoded by the coding sequence ATGTACGAAGGTGCCGTTCAGGATCTCATCGACAACCTCGGGCGCCTGCCCGGGATCGGCCCGAAGAGTGCCCAGCGGATCGCGTTCCATGTGCTGGCCGCGGATCCGCAGGACATCCGCTCCCTCGTGGCCGCGCTCACCGTGGTCAAGGAGAAGGTCCGATTCTGCTCGGTCTGCGGCAACATCGCCGAGGCCGAGACCTGCCGGATCTGCCTCGACCCGCGCCGCAACCCCGCGGTCATCTGCGTGGTGGAGGAGGCCAAGGACGTCGTCGCGATCGAGCGCACCCGCGAGTACCGCGGCAAGTACCACGTGCTCGGCGGGGCCATCAACCCGATCGACGGCGTCGGCCCGGACGACCTGCGGATCCGGGAACTGCTCACCCGCCTCGGCGGTGAGGAGGTGACCGAGGTCATCATCGCCACCGACCCGAACGTCGAGGGCGAGGCGACCGCCACCTACCTCGTACGGATGCTCCGCCCGCTCGGGATCACCGTCTCCCGGCTCGCCTCGGGACTACCCGTCGGGGGAGACTTGGAATACGCGGACGAGGTCACCCTCGGACGCGCCTTCGAAGGGAGACGATCCGTCGATGCCTGA
- a CDS encoding DUF5063 domain-containing protein — protein sequence MPDTPAPLGEDLVEMAHTTAALSSHYLDSLTEVASGANPDAAIPVLLLAATDLSAAGARLGAIEDVVPAHRFEPDDGPDLDVEPLRTSLVNVLGDLDGYTDVTDPLIAPELTDASLVNDLAETAAALALGLRHYRAGHLSEALWWWQLTYLSTWGDRALAVSRALLALISHLRLDVDDDTALAAQIDALNAD from the coding sequence ATGCCTGACACCCCCGCCCCGCTCGGTGAGGACCTCGTCGAGATGGCCCACACCACGGCGGCCCTCAGTTCCCACTACCTCGACAGCCTGACCGAGGTGGCCTCCGGCGCCAACCCCGATGCCGCCATCCCCGTGCTCCTCCTGGCCGCCACCGACCTGAGCGCGGCGGGCGCGCGGCTCGGAGCCATCGAGGACGTCGTGCCCGCGCACCGATTCGAACCGGACGACGGCCCCGACCTCGACGTCGAGCCGCTGCGCACCTCCCTCGTGAACGTCCTCGGCGACCTCGACGGCTACACCGACGTGACCGATCCGCTCATCGCCCCCGAACTCACCGACGCCTCCCTCGTGAACGACCTGGCCGAGACCGCGGCGGCCCTCGCGCTCGGGCTGCGCCACTACCGGGCCGGTCACCTCTCCGAGGCGCTGTGGTGGTGGCAGCTGACGTATCTGTCGACCTGGGGCGACCGTGCCCTGGCCGTCTCCCGCGCCCTGCTCGCGCTCATCTCCCACCTGCGTCTCGACGTCGACGACGACACGGCCCTCGCCGCGCAGATCGACGCCCTCAACGCCGACTGA